A stretch of DNA from Amphiprion ocellaris isolate individual 3 ecotype Okinawa chromosome 18, ASM2253959v1, whole genome shotgun sequence:
GGTGGGTTTGGCATGGGCGGCatggaatcattttaaatgGTGCGGGGGTTGGAAGGCAAAAAGAtgtacagagagagaggagagacgaGAGTGGCAGAAAAGCACTGAAAGGCAGCCAGGGTTGGAGGAGAGACTGGATAGGGGCTAAGATTTTAACATGAGTGAGAGGGAATGAgggaagagggagaaagagggaaaggAGGAATATCCTCTGCACCACTGTGTGACTGGAAATTtaatagagggagagagatagagggagaaagagaggagggaaggagagagagagagagagaggtagatGGGGTGGGAGAGAGAGCCAGAGGaagggggaggggagaggaagagagaggcaAAAGGCACAGAGACCTCATTGCTGTGCAGCTTTCAGCAAAAGCTAGTGGTCGTGAACAATGCTCACTACGGCATTCACCGagatgggaggaggggggaggaggaggaggagcagggtgagggaggggaggaaggagagagatgggggaggaggaggaaggagagtaTATATCTCGAGGGTCTTCAGCATCACTGGCCTTCTCTGTCCTTTGACCTTTAGTGTGAGCTGAGACAGAGCAAAGATGTACTGAGGTTTATTTTAACCCACAAACCATAGTGGATACAGAGCTGCAAAAGGAGGCTCTTCTTCTCCTGCACTAAAATTTGACGCGAAGTCTTGCAAGGAGGGCAATGATGATGACGTGGAGGTGCTGAAGTATTCGTGCACATGTGGACGTGACAAAGATCGATATGGGGAGGCCACTTAGCCAGGCTGGCATCTCTTCACTGACTTTCTTTATTGGCTAATAACCTGCAGATGTTCTTTCCAGTTCACTAATTAACACATGCAACAGACCACTGAAacctgcacacatgcacaggaacaTTAGGTTTAAGTAAAACTCACACGGCTGCAGAGTTTTGTCCTCCATGTAAGGATGCTGACAACAAGTAATAATGGTGGCCGGCCTCCTAAACTACAGCTTTAAATCCTCCACAGAGGCTTTAAaagagtggggggaaaaaatactCATATGCAAAGTCTGCAGAAAACAGACCTCATTAGTCTGCTAGATTTAATCTTAGCTGGCCATTACCAAAATGCATGTGCTAGCAGTGAACATTCATTATGAATATGGACATTAGTAGGACTACAAAACTCTTTAGGAGTCAGTGGACCAGAAATGTTTCTTCTTATTGCAGATGTTTGGTGATCTTTGGGGTGAAACAGGTGCCAGTTATAGGAGACACACACTGACTCATTTCATCCTGTTGATCATACAGAGCTGCTGAGTCATATTAATAAATATGTGACTACTACTCATGTTGCACCAGGAATATGAAACCTGTTcaataaaggagaaaaaaaatacagtaacgcATGAAATATCTCTTATTTTGCTTTGGGTGTGCAGTTTTACGCACGAAAACATATGCAGAACGCATCCATAGGTCGCTGGGTCTTATTCTCCCATTGCTGCCTTAGTAGGATTCAGACTGGAGCATACGGAATGTGCGTAAAGAGCCGCTTATGCTGGACGCAAACTGCTCTGCCCAGCGGGCGCCGTCGCGTTTGCTGCCTGCGTTCCTCTCCAAGGATGATAAGGCGCATCGATGCACTTCGTCCCCGACCTCGTTCCTAAATGTGATAATTACAACATCATTCTTCTCTCCAACGACCCTTAATCTgatctctgttttttttatttttatttttgatttccCCCCCTCTTTTTTTCCGCGTGTGTGAGAGTGGATTGTGTTCATCTTTAACCTGCCATCACTGTAGCCCCCCGCGTTGCGTTGGCGCTGCGGATCTAGCCTTACAAGAACAAGAGCCAGCTCACAGCCGTGGAAACAAGCGAATCAATTTAGTGGGGGAAAGACgaggaggaaggaaaaagagaagagaCAGATAGCGAGGCTGTGGGGGAGAAAAAACGGACGATCGGATAAAAAGGAGacgagaaggagagaaaacatcGACCTTAACGCCGCAGCCGCCGAAACATTAAGGTACGTGTGGGCTGTGTTGGTTTGTACAGGTGGAAGGGACTGAAATGGCCGGCGTAATTATTGCATTTGTTACCAAATGTGCGTGGATGCCGGAATCGAGGATGGCAGAGGATtttaatgatgaaataatgcaaagatGCATAGCAGTTTAGGTTAATAATTCATTTGAGCAAAAAGATCCAGTCGATGCTGGTGGAATAAATCAGTGGGAGTCCTTCAAAAATATCGAAATGATCCGTTTCTTTGCGTAAACGTGTGTTTTTCACATGGATAttcctgtttttaaaagaacataCAGAGCCTGTGGATTATTTTTGGGTgcagtcatgttgtcattaccCTGAAGAGAGAATGGATGCAAGCCATTTTGTAATGCAGCATGTGCAGAATTAGGCCTATTCAGAATTTCAATTGCGCTCCCGAAGAAGGTGCGCCGTAGTGAGCGCAGCTGCATAGATGAATAAGGCCATTCTGTTCAATTGTAGGAGATATTATGCTGGAGGCTATATGATGAGGAGAGATTGCAGATTAGAAGGACTGCAGGAGGAGAACGGTCAGTTTATTGCTCGTCTATCCGTTTTCCGTGACTTGATATCAGGGAGATGAGCGAATAAACTTGTCATCAGTTGGAAGTAAAAGGGGAAAATATCTGGCACTGAACCTGAAACAGCGCACTGGTGGTTGCTGGTGAAATGCGTCCCatccttctccctcctcctgATTCCCACGTCCTGAATCAATCTagtgttgtcatagttacagtagaTGATGTTGGCCCTGCTGCACCTGTGCTGCTTTGTGTTCATCCACACCATCTGTAAATACATGAGCTTCTAATTGGGCCTTGTGTACAAGAAAACACAGTCCACAGCCCCAGTGTTTACTGTAAACAACACCactatttccttttttttgcctcttcaTGAACCTTAATGACTCTGTTGTGGGAAGCAGGACGTTGATACAATCAGGCGCTTACGATGATGTGATTGGTTTGTAGCAATTGGTCAGCAGCTTGCAGCTAATTTGTCTTTTCACGACTGAGCGCTCTCTCGGGCCTGATCGAATAATCAATATCTACATGGTTGCAATCTGCTCTTGACATGAAcgaaaaaaacagataaataaataaaaacttgccCGAGATCAAGAAGCAAAAATGGCTTTAAGTGAAACTGGTTAGAAAAACGCAGCCTgtcataaagacaaaaaaacatttttttctttttttgcacaaggATGAGGATTGAGGCCACAGAATTTGGCCCTGAAGATGAGCCAAGGTGtaatattctaaaaataaaagatcATCATTGCTCCTGAGCTCTCATGtggtggagaacttggagatgGGAGGTCAAGTCAACAGGCGTCctgcttttaaaaattcaaGGTCTCTCCCTCAATGCAATTTTTACAGTATACTGTCTCATCCCAGTGGCTTTTTTCCACCTCAGTGGAGCTCAAATCCTTAAATGCACTTTTAGGAAAAAGAAATCTGCATTAATAAGTGCCAGTGGCTTTCGTCTGACAGAATATGCAGCCATACTTTAATGAAacaagtaattaaaaaaaaaaaaatgctgccagAATGTTACTCATCATTGATGcaaaacaaactccaccatCCCCTCCATTGATTCTTGCAATCACAGTTTTTAAAGGTAGCTCCAtccaaaataaatcacattttgatAAAAGAGGTAAAGCGGCACTATCCTTGTGTTTATAAAACACTGGTATGATCAGTGGATcgaccagctgaatgttaatgATGTTGTGTTTTGATGCTTCCATGAATCATTGCACATATCAAGCCCCCATCCTGGATCAGATGCAATTCTGATGTCCAACGGAGACATTGaagttttatctatttattttttaattcagttAAAATTTTTTGAAATGCATAATTACCGGCTGGATGGGGATGAGCAGGAGACTCTTCAAAAAAGGACAGCAGTGAAAAGAACACCATAATGAGGAGTGCTGCAAAGGAGCTGTACCCAGTAACATTTAGGTTTATGATTTGTATTCATACATTTATTCTCCACTCAGAGGTGGATAatgtgttcttgtttttctctgtggcaGTTACAGTGAAGATGCACATagatatgcatgtgtgtgtctgcatctgtccaaaaagagagagaggttgTAGGATGTGCAGAGCATCTGAAAAAGTCTATTTTTAGCATACATTCCCTTATGAGCTTTCTTAATAGCATCTTTAAGAGTTCTCAgaactgtgtttttaataaagacTCACACTGACCTAATCCTCAGACCTTGTAGATATTAAGATCAAGGCCGATTTGTTCCCCACATTGTCATACTGAAGACCAGGGTTCATCCGTGTGCTTTATCTGGTTTACCTGCTTTTAcgtgaatgtgttttttcaacattcagtttttgtttcttcacataaagagacaaaatctgTTGATTTCCTATTTGACGTAATAGTAAATGTGACGGGAATAATTATTAAGGTTTATGTTGAATTCATGCTGATTTCGACGGCGAAGGTGTTTTGAACGGCAAATGTTCATCAAGCTCAGCTAAACAGTAATGTGGAATAGGGCACtggacagtaaaaacacaagatgGTGAGTGAGCAGGTTGCCACAGCAACCGTGTTTCTAGGAGCGCATGCATCGTCGCCGCATAGGAGAGGAGATGCTAAGGACTGCCATGGagccttttttccccaaaaataaTCTGTTTATTATCGAAATTAAGAATTAGAAAATACTGGCTCAATGTATCCAAGACATATTTTACATAGAATTTAGATAATAGTAAGATTATTGTCGTATGTGTGACAGGAAACAAGGGTCTTCTTATTTGTTATCAATAGACATCACAGGCTTGTGTCTACTGTCGTCACACTGTCAAGCATAATGTGCTTGAGAAATCCAATGAAGACTTTTTTATCATTACAAGGAAAAGAGCTTGAGCATTTCTAAATTTAGTGAGTCTGCTGATGCTTGCAGCCATTTCTGTTTCTGGATGTGTATGGCACTCTTCCCCAAAACAAGCCATaatacacatttatgtattaaaaaaacatgaaagtgttttttgtgCCATCTTTTTTCTTTGGGTCTCTTTGTTCACGATCTAGttgtcattttcatgtctgGTTCATCAACTTCAGGGGTTGGGGATCTTGTCTGATTGAGTGTTGCATATTGTACCCAGCATGTGCATTGCAGTAAAATGTCAGGAGTCAATAATCATTCCTTCATATCATAATTGCTAAATTACTGCATGCAGGCATCATTTGTTATCTCATTTGCAATGCTGTGCTGCTGCCTCATGATGGATTGCTTGAATCTCTACATTAACCTTAGGTCCTGATGAATTCCACCAGCAGttacaaaaacattcaacaacTTTGCATCCTTGTAAAATGCGAGATTCTCCCTCTGTCACAATGAATTTTACTAGAAGCATGCCAGTGTCTTAAAGCAGATAACGAGAGTGTCGTTCCAAAGGGTCTACTGCAGCATTTGTGACCCAGCTTGAGGTTTCAGAATTTTGTGGCCATTTCAGACCATGACCCCGATGTTAACTTGAACCAATGAAGAAAATGGCAGCTGACTCACCAGTTACAATACAAGCAGTGATTTGGGACACATTTCTTCGGAAAAGAATGCTAGACTCAGCTTATTATTCACTCAGGGCATTGTAATATTTTGAGATTTAAATCTAGTCCTGTgtatatttgcatgtgtgtgttaggCTAATATCTTAAAGCTACTGCACTGTGCACTTACTTgacctccttcctctctcttcttttctctctccccctACAGTGAGACGTAACAGCCTCCACCGCGACAACACTTTCACAAGCCAACCCTCCCCCTAAATTTGATTCCtcctcaaaaaaaaattgtcatggGAACAATTGCACAGGgttcccctaaaatgacatgttgaaaaaatatCAAGGTGTGTGAAAGTCAAGGAAGCATGAGCAAAGTAAAATAGGAATCTATTAATGATAAATAGAGTCTTTAATATAACAttacagttttctcttttttaaatttttaaagtgAGTGCTagaaggagaaaaacaggaaaaagagcATTAAATATGAACATCAAGATAAGCACTTAAATTCCCTTGGCTGGAGGTAACTTATCAACATCATAGCAATAGGGGTGGGTCATGACTCAGTTGCCATGcgtgttgtcatggtgaccagCCCCTGTACCCCTTTCCCCCTCCTCTGGTTGGTCCAGCTTCTGTTGTGGTTTCACAACCATGGACCTCAGCTGACAGAGGCAGCACCCCCCTGCCCCACACCCTGTACCTGCTCCAATCAGGCGAGCCGTGTCATCTGTACAAGGAAGACTTTAGATCAAATCCCAGACAGTATTTCAGAGAACACAAGATACCTCAATCTACAAGAGAACTCAATTCAGGTAAATATGGTTTCATCTACAACCAGATCATTCATTGGGATTGAGAGAATACTTTTTAGTGCTTTATGGCACTTATCTAGGTTGTTTTTTCCTGACTAGATCcatgcttgtgttgtttgtactCTCAGATACACGTCGCTTTGGCTAAAAGTGTCtcctaaatgaaattgtagaattgtagaatatATTTTGATGGCATTGATTCTCATGTTGCTACAATTGTCTCCACACCAGGTGATCAAGTCTGACACATTTAAGCATCTGCGACATTTGGAAATCCTCCAGCTCTCCAAGAACCACATCCGGCAGATTGAGGTGGGAGCATTCAATGGTCTTCCCAACCTCAATACATTGGAGCTTTTTGACAACCGTCTAACAGTGGTACCATCCCAAGCCTTTGAGTACCTCAGCAAGCTAAGGGAACTATGGCTACGAAACAACCCCATCGAGACGCTGCCGGCATTTGCCTTTCACCGTGTTCCCTCCTTGCGGCGTCTCGATCTTGGGGAACTCAGGAAGCTGGATTTCATCTCAGAAGCAGCCTTCGAAGGTCTGGTAAACTTGCGCTTCTTGAATCTTGGCATGTGTGGCTTGAAGGACATCCCTAACCTCACCCCACTAGTGCGACTAGAGGAGTTGGAGCTGTCAGGAAACCAGCTGGGGATAGTCCGGCCTGGATCCTTCCAGGGTTTGGTGTCGCTTCGCAAGCTGTGGCTAATGCACTCCAGAGTGTCAGTCATTGAACGCAATGCTTTTGATGACCTCAAAAACTTGGAGGAGCTCAACCTCTCCCACAATTCCCTTCATTCCCTGCCCCATGACCTCTTCACGCCTTTGCACCAGCTGGAGAGGGTACATCTCAACCACAACCCTTGGGTGTGCAACTGTGATGTTCTGTGGCTCAGCTGGTGGCTAAAAGAAACAGTCCCCAGCAACACCACATGTTGTGCTCGCTGCCACGCGCCTCCAGGTATAAAGGGAAAGTATATTGGGGAACTAGACCAGAGCCACTTTACCTGCTATGCCCCGGTGATTGTTGAGCCACCCACTGACCTCAATGTCACTGAAGGCATGGCTGCTGAGCTGAAATGTCGTACTGGAACCTCAATGACGTCTGTGAACTGGTTCACTCCTAATGGCACTCTGATGACCCACGGATCATACCGAGTTAGGATCTCAGTGCTCCATGACGGAACGCTTAACTTCACAAATGTGACCGTGCAAGACACTGGGCAGTATACTTGCATGGTAACCAATTCTGCTGGAAACACCACTGCAACCGCCGTCCTCAATGTGTCTGCTTCAGACCCCAGCAACAGCTACAGCTACTTTACCACTGTCACTGTGGAAACAGTAGAGACGgtaagaggagaggaggagaactCTGCAAGACAGTATATTAATGAGACCTTCATAGAGTTGCCTAATCCTACGGTTCAGAGAGGGTTAGATGGCCGACCTGGCATCACTATATCgccttctctctcttctctttcttcgcTGTCCCCAAGAGCCAACAGAGCTACTGAAAATGCAGTGACTGTGTCTATAATGGATGTAACTAACATTCCAGGCCTGGATGATGTAATGAAAACAACTAAGATCATCATTGGTTGCTTTGTAGCCATTACTTTTATGGCAGCTGTAATGTTGGTGGTCTTCTATAAACTCCGTAAGCAACACCAGCTACACAAGCACCACGGCCCAGCCAGAGCCATTGAAATTGTCAACGTAGAAGATGAGATCGGAGCAGGAGCCGGAAGTGGCATCTCAGGTGGTTCAACAATGAATTCTGGCACTGTTGGAGAAGGAACCCTAAGGATACATCATCCAGAGATAGTCAACCTGCCCAACATTGGCCGTACAGATACTCTCAACCATTACTACAAGACGCATCATTTCAACAACAACGTGATGGGTCTTAGTATTGGCACCGACACAATGGGACCAGGAGGGATGCTCAACAGCAAGAATCAGCAAGGCCTGGATATCCCCATCTCCTGTACCTCAGTCCCTATCTCTACATCTAATTTGCTCTCTTCATCAGGCAATGGCACCAACACCAACTCCATTTCCATGTCCCCACCACTGCCGATGTCACTCCCCATGCCTACCATGGGCTTACATGGATCGATCAAGGGTTTCATGGGCCAAAACCAGAATCCCCAAATGGAGCCTCTTCTCTTTAAGGGGAGCTCAAAGGAAAACGTCCAAGAGACTCAgatctaaaaacaaaaagtgagaGTATAGAGAGAGAGTGAGCAAGAGTCGAAGACAGAGAGGGGATTGATGTTGGGTTTATGTGCGGAATGAGACACTAGAGTGCATTGACATTACACCAGGAGAGAGGATAGACTGACACGgcaatacacaaacacatagaCTTATCTGTGACAGTGTACTGAGCCAAGGATTACCACAATGGCCCACTTGTGTTTGTAGTAACGATCATGGCCATGGAGATCAAGGAATGGACATTGCTACAATGTAAATCTGTGCCAAAGCaaatgttttttgcagtttctacAAGCTGTGTTctcataggaaaaaaaaaaaactagcctTTCAGAATAATCAGTCCCCAAATCGTTGTTGGCCAGCAGAGTTGAAAGACATGCACAGCACTTACCACACTGGAGATCAGAGATATTGCAGAATAAAATCcaagagacatttttcttccacAAAAAACATGAGCCACACTCTCTCTCAAGTGACTCAATAGACTCCCTCAAGGTGAAAATTATGTAGGCATAAATAGATGGACAAAAAGGTACAGTGCAGTACAAACTACTgtgaaaaatccacaaattatataaatatattttcatctAAATATGTATCATTGCAGACTCCGATGCAGACATATTTTGGGGTGGATGTATAAGCTGGTatagtttgtttctttgtgaatAATCAGGGGCGGTGATAGTGGAGGTTTGTTATGATACGTTTTAAGTTCGGCTACTTCTCAGAAACATAAGGGCTCAATTGCAACACTCATTGTGAATCTTTGAATTGGCTTTGTGACATAAAGTCCATTTAGGTTGTAGAACAGTAAATGCAGATCTCTGTTTGACAAActtttgtctgttgtttcagtaataatcattacaAACTTTTGTGTTCTGAGAGTGTATTATGTATTTTGTAAAAGCCAGCTACTTGGTATTTGAATTGACAATTCTGATACTTAAATGCCAGCATCAAATAATGGTAAAACAATGTTTCACAAACTCGAAAAGGTAATCCGATGCAAAGACCTGTATGGGTAAATAAAGTGTTGACAATGTGTTATTTGAATCAGATCAGTAGCCAGATATTTGCTTTTAGACAGGAATTTGATATGACCTCCTTGCTCATGGTTACCATAATCATGCCATAAAATGCTGTCATAAGGATGATTAGACATCTATCTGCAGCAGCATTCAAGAAGGGATTAAACATCCATCTTAGGATGATTGGAATGAATGgaaatgtacagtatattaataataataatgtctgGTTGTATGACAATTGTAAGAtccacatttttacagtgtaacttTCATATGTTAAATGCCATTTACGCTTCTTGCGTTTCAACtatgtatttctttatttttgttagtttgatatAATGTGTACAGTTGTCTAGCCATGTATCATTAcgtgtgaaataaatcaatcatATATTGGGTTGTGGCGGGTCAATATGGCAACCACACAAGTAAAAGAGGGAGACATTATGCAGTTCTCGGTGCCAACCCTGGATTGAATGTATGGTTTGTGGTTTAGCCATTCGTCATCCTGGTAATGATAGGGGCCGCCTGCTCTGTTAAGACGCTCAGACAGGCTTTTAGTCACTCTTCTATAGATGGGCCACAGACACGACTAGTTTTGAAAAATTACCTTCTTCTTTCTGAGATTAGTCAGTCTGCTCCTCCCATAGTATTCTACTGCACAAGTGTTGAAATAGGATCGTATGTTTAACATACCGACTGAGTCAGTTCCATTTCTTTCACTATATTTATCAAACAGGAgtctaaaatgtttgttgcaatTGAGCACAAACTGGATGTGTGGCCAGTTATTCCAGAGAATTCATGTTTGACTGTAATGCAGCTCTGTGTATGATTTTGCtgggttttgtcttttcattttacccctccctccctcagaCCTCATGTTTCTAGCTGCgtatgtcatttaaaactatatatatGAGGTATTTTATGTGCACAATGAAGGTTTTTGTTATCAGCAATGAGCCCATACGTACTGAAGGAAGTATATTAAagattagtaataataatgatgataatataTGCAACCGATCTATGAAAGGAACATCTTCTACATCAGTTCACACTGTGTTCAATCTGTGTAATGCTAAACGTCTAAGccatatttataaaaaaaaaaaaaagaaagtctggCTATATCaacagcagcacatgcaaacGGATTGATCAAATAACTCAGGTTGTCTAAATAGCAGCCATGCATTTTCTGAACTTGCTGTTAGTGTTTTTGGCCGTGAAAACCGtagtaaatgtaaatgtgccACCCAACCAACAGATCTAGCGAGCAGGGTTCATCTGTAgccccacagagacacaaatagAATATAAATGAAGGCTAAAGACACAACATATGGCCGCTCCCTTGATGTGCTACATTTGGTGGTTCTGTCATCAGATTTCAAAGAGCATACCAGATACCTCCTTGTGTGCGGCGCGTGAGGGTACATTACCGCTAACCACGGAACAAATCTCCTTACCTGAACATTACCACGGCAACGTGTTATTATTATGACAGTGACTCACCTAATCAGCCCAGAAATGTTCCTTTCATACCTCTGAACATCGGTAAAACACAACATGCaccattatcatcattattattaacatttaGAGGAAATGCAGAAGGGCATTGTTGCATCTTAGTATAGTGACTGCCATTGTACATATTGAAAAGAAAGCTCATTCTAGCAATGTTGAGACACATGTGACCCCTTTTAATGAAGATCACAAGCTTGAGACTGGAATCTGAATACGTACATATGGGGTTACTGTACCTCAGTTTGGCTACAGATGGAGTACTGACATATGTGTATCCTCTGCACCACCCGTCGCTTACAATGGATGCTTCAGTCCAGATGACATTTCTTGGTTTGCTGGGAGCAAAACTCCTTAATGAAATGGATTATGGTATCTGAGACACCAAATTGCAAGACAAGAAAATGGACTGACCTTTTGGTCCTTTAAAGGTAAGCTGCTCTGTTtgataaaaacaatataaaaacaaacctGGTCTgctttgaaagatttttaaaaaggaaagagAACAGTGTTAAACACTAGAAGAATTTAGATTTCtttgacacaaaaaatatatataaaaaatgtcattttgtgtttttctttccttttcaaaaaaaaaaatccagttgtCGGTTGTATCTTAGTATGTGGTATTATCAGTTTGGGTCTTTATGGATTgtcattaaatgtcatttttcccCACACATTCATCCAGGTACACAGTGTGGCAGAGGAGTGTATTTCTTCAGTTCTAGCAAAATCAACACGTGCTGCACTTGCACTTCAATGAGTGTCACACAGTGACTGAGAGGTACATTATTTCTCTGTTTGCTACTTGTGCGACTTCAATTTTCCGCTCGCTTTAAGGAGTTATTCTGCTATCAGAAAACATTTACCACTTTCATTCTTTGTTGTGATTTCATCCTGCAGAACACACACGACTAACTAAATAAGAAATGAGCTGACTGGGTCAAAACGAGGAATGATGTTTCAAATAAGTTATTGAGTAAAATTTTagaatacaaaatgaaaaaggaatTCTGAACAATAACTGGTTACACTGaaatctttttgtctttttacacttCGAGGCAGCAAAGACTTTCAAAAGAGTGGCAATAATGCACAATTATATTGTAACAGTTATATAAAGGTAAATGCAATGTTACGGCATTACAGAGAATGTAGCTATAAATAAAGTGCCAGCTGGCTGACAAACTGTCAAACAGTCACACAATTAGCAGAAGATGGAAACACATCAAGCAGATTTTCTCATTTCCTCTTTCCTTCTACTGTAAATATAATTACGACAAAATGATTAAGTGACTTTATTAAAGGACAACATAAACTTCTAGAAATATATTATACTGCCAGAGGTGGGCTCATAATTTTCTTGGAATAAAAACATCTTATTGATCTATTAGTCTTTAGTGATAGAAATTGTAAGAAAATCTAATTAGCTGACCGATTGATTAAGGGGC
This window harbors:
- the lrrc4bb gene encoding leucine-rich repeat-containing protein 4B; amino-acid sequence: MRVVMVTSPCTPFPLLWLVQLLLWFHNHGPQLTEAAPPCPTPCTCSNQASRVICTRKTLDQIPDSISENTRYLNLQENSIQVIKSDTFKHLRHLEILQLSKNHIRQIEVGAFNGLPNLNTLELFDNRLTVVPSQAFEYLSKLRELWLRNNPIETLPAFAFHRVPSLRRLDLGELRKLDFISEAAFEGLVNLRFLNLGMCGLKDIPNLTPLVRLEELELSGNQLGIVRPGSFQGLVSLRKLWLMHSRVSVIERNAFDDLKNLEELNLSHNSLHSLPHDLFTPLHQLERVHLNHNPWVCNCDVLWLSWWLKETVPSNTTCCARCHAPPGIKGKYIGELDQSHFTCYAPVIVEPPTDLNVTEGMAAELKCRTGTSMTSVNWFTPNGTLMTHGSYRVRISVLHDGTLNFTNVTVQDTGQYTCMVTNSAGNTTATAVLNVSASDPSNSYSYFTTVTVETVETVRGEEENSARQYINETFIELPNPTVQRGLDGRPGITISPSLSSLSSLSPRANRATENAVTVSIMDVTNIPGLDDVMKTTKIIIGCFVAITFMAAVMLVVFYKLRKQHQLHKHHGPARAIEIVNVEDEIGAGAGSGISGGSTMNSGTVGEGTLRIHHPEIVNLPNIGRTDTLNHYYKTHHFNNNVMGLSIGTDTMGPGGMLNSKNQQGLDIPISCTSVPISTSNLLSSSGNGTNTNSISMSPPLPMSLPMPTMGLHGSIKGFMGQNQNPQMEPLLFKGSSKENVQETQI